Genomic DNA from Aphanothece sacrum FPU1:
GTAGTATAATCTCGGACATTAAATTACCTCCTAACAGAATCATTAGGCAATTTGTAAGGTTTTTGGTTTGACACTCTCGCCGCTAACCGCTTGGGCGGTGTAGCGGGAGATTCCTGATTCAACGAGCGATGCTTTCTAATACAAGTACCAGCGAGTCTTATTCACTCTCCACAGGCTTAAAATTCCGTCTGTCCGGCGGTATTTATTGACAGTATTCTTAATCCTTCTGCTCTGATATTTTTAGCTGCGTTTTCGTCTCGGTCATGGTGAGTTTGACAATTAGGACAAACCCAATCTCTGATGCTTAAATTTATCAAATTATTTTTGAATCCGCAGCAAGAACAGGTTTTTGTACTTGGATAAAATCTGTCAACTTGAACAAGTTTCCCCCCCTCTCTTTCTAGCTTGTAGCTTAAGAAGTTTAGTAACATACCAAATCCAGCATCAAGTATTGATTTAGCTAATTTGGTACGCGCTAATCCTTTTATACAAAGGTTTTCTGCTACAATGACTTGGTTTTCGTCAACGAGCTTTCTTGAGAGTTTGTGGAGAAAATCTTGTCTAGTATTAGTAATTTTTTCGTGAACAAGAGCGACTTCTTTAATCGCTTTTCTACGGTTGTTAGAACCCTTGGTTCTACGAGATAATTTCTGTTGTCTCCTTTTTAATCGTTTGGCATATTTTCTAGTTGGTTTAATTGGGTCAACCTTATAAGTTGTTTCACCATCAAAGACTGTCACTAGGCTAGATAAGCCTAAATCAATTCCTGAGACTTTAGAGGTTTTATTGATGATTAAATCGTCAGATTCAAATAAAATAGAGGCAAAATATTTACCTGTACTTGTTTTTGAAACTGTCACTGACTTAATCTTTCCTAAAATCTCTTTTGAAAGTTTAGCTTTAACAATCCCCAGTTTTGGGAGCTTTAAACCGTTGTTATTAAGAGAACAACCTTCAGGGTAACGGATTGATTGTTGTTTATATTTACTCTTAAACTTAGGAAATTTAGCCCTTTT
This window encodes:
- a CDS encoding RNA-guided endonuclease InsQ/TnpB family protein, giving the protein MLNVLKVRIYPNQPQEIALNRNLGCARFVYNFYLNKTNNQYQETGIGMTYCQMAKDLTQLKKLPDFEWLQESTAATLQQALKNLEAAFKNFFSKRAKFPKFKSKYKQQSIRYPEGCSLNNNGLKLPKLGIVKAKLSKEILGKIKSVTVSKTSTGKYFASILFESDDLIINKTSKVSGIDLGLSSLVTVFDGETTYKVDPIKPTRKYAKRLKRRQQKLSRRTKGSNNRRKAIKEVALVHEKITNTRQDFLHKLSRKLVDENQVIVAENLCIKGLARTKLAKSILDAGFGMLLNFLSYKLEREGGKLVQVDRFYPSTKTCSCCGFKNNLINLSIRDWVCPNCQTHHDRDENAAKNIRAEGLRILSINTAGQTEF